One Lacipirellulaceae bacterium DNA window includes the following coding sequences:
- a CDS encoding glycosyltransferase family 39 protein, translated as MDNLATNPPSRYLRSAVSLIVVAGLCAAALVYVHQRWQQADRYGVQSVTLAGKWIKAAGEENYSSYFRKKFVLTGDVRHAWMAVSACDAFEVTINGNPVGRHYLWRPTRPFQTGISEPGQRHTPDAAMALNFPREYQWADQGTANLPLWFDATAYLKRGENVIGVQVRSRRAPAKVQFDGKVELRSGRMVSLASGPDWRAEPVPKGIGATRWTAPDYLDTDWRYALLADLPGGSQWRTFPVVLYQEAHQGEWLTSSQVGNSQSVWFESEWNLAAAPRDAWVRLLTNRPYDLFINNKLVQGHTRASHELATGQWLVGTRNGRDPAANPELLDPDETGSIFVGDRFESPRGMHTSPDTAAVQDFRMSTWMNSGSEEVGVEPADPSITERSPFAPTELDRPIPVPERVTPKALARDRGKACYTAYSIAALLKPGVNRVAVRLSEFPNVEPANWSAGVSLDGASVSADGSKSSIHTNETWTVRGQLETSASEQAVSHGRLVDSGRLLPKLQYQGVAGQGELSHQAINHAAKSFLLACGFAALTSLALGCFGIVNRNTVLGTGRILRWLTGAMLVPALVVFAALLVESSFAERQELLWFHFPVTWRIVFSVAVGLGWLTLWLTAASRAGSRTSEGLTSRVTRFIRETPGSLTWRLAVFWLLVGCGLLRGYQLDFQPLDDDEYASTQAILAIAETGVPGFVPEGVYYTRSPLYHYVGAGIVKLFGDSIWSLRLPSVVFSIATAWIAYLFGSRLMNRPWVGLGALVLISLHPFEVFTGHVARFYQMQQFFALLTVYWFCKGFVFEQRQVFRCLTIAAFLASVLSQEISAAMGAQLAVGYVLFARELGWKANLQLIVFAGFALAAIALDYLVFQTRCLTRVEGVSPSLEATVKPHFWQPWNFFALLVGYSRLHLPLSCLLVLGLTFVWKERHRPTLALNFMLIAGVVLMNLLVTHVSLRYQYWLIPLWILLSLDAMRALVHRLSRLAFCRELDHGSNNWLPLCLGGVLFAAVVISWSPWRMVDSYDTKILGDSTGAMRFVNSQRRPGDKLMATEPHTHAGHLEGGGVDYDLSIPLLYDFVVMRDGKLVDRNAGAEAVGSLHKLQKVFRENERVWVVVNREKFRTRGKNIRWQYPGARAELFLRQQCEIKHETYLWTVFLWDANAGVSNNFRRDGVM; from the coding sequence ATGGATAACCTCGCCACCAATCCACCGTCCCGCTACTTACGATCAGCAGTTTCCCTGATCGTCGTGGCGGGGTTATGCGCGGCAGCTTTGGTTTATGTTCATCAACGTTGGCAGCAAGCGGACCGATACGGTGTGCAGTCGGTTACCTTGGCCGGCAAATGGATCAAAGCTGCTGGCGAAGAAAACTATTCCTCGTACTTTCGCAAGAAGTTTGTTCTGACTGGGGACGTCCGACACGCTTGGATGGCCGTTTCCGCCTGCGATGCGTTCGAGGTAACGATCAACGGTAATCCTGTCGGGCGGCACTACCTCTGGCGTCCTACACGGCCGTTTCAGACGGGCATCAGCGAGCCAGGCCAACGGCACACGCCTGATGCCGCGATGGCGTTGAACTTTCCCCGCGAGTACCAGTGGGCCGATCAAGGAACTGCCAACCTGCCGCTTTGGTTTGACGCGACGGCTTACTTAAAGCGTGGGGAAAACGTAATCGGCGTCCAAGTCCGCTCTCGCCGCGCCCCAGCGAAGGTGCAGTTTGACGGGAAGGTTGAGCTACGTTCCGGCCGTATGGTTTCACTTGCCAGCGGACCTGATTGGCGGGCCGAGCCAGTTCCCAAAGGCATCGGAGCAACACGTTGGACCGCTCCCGACTACTTGGACACCGATTGGCGCTACGCCCTTCTCGCAGACCTGCCAGGCGGCTCCCAATGGCGCACCTTTCCTGTGGTGCTCTATCAAGAAGCGCATCAAGGGGAGTGGCTGACGAGTTCGCAGGTTGGCAACTCTCAATCGGTTTGGTTCGAGTCTGAATGGAACCTTGCAGCAGCGCCGCGCGACGCTTGGGTTCGTTTGCTAACGAACCGCCCGTACGACTTATTCATCAACAACAAGTTGGTCCAAGGACACACGCGTGCTTCACACGAGTTGGCAACTGGGCAGTGGCTGGTGGGGACACGAAACGGACGCGACCCGGCAGCTAACCCCGAACTGCTTGATCCTGACGAAACGGGTTCGATTTTTGTAGGCGACCGTTTCGAGTCACCTCGTGGCATGCACACTTCGCCCGATACGGCAGCCGTGCAAGACTTTCGCATGTCGACCTGGATGAACTCCGGCTCAGAAGAGGTGGGCGTCGAGCCAGCAGACCCTTCAATCACCGAACGTTCCCCATTCGCTCCGACGGAACTCGATCGTCCGATTCCAGTGCCAGAGCGAGTGACCCCCAAAGCACTAGCCCGTGATCGTGGGAAAGCTTGCTACACGGCTTACTCAATAGCAGCGTTACTGAAACCTGGAGTGAATCGCGTCGCGGTCCGACTTTCGGAGTTCCCCAACGTTGAGCCAGCCAACTGGTCGGCAGGCGTTTCACTAGACGGGGCGTCTGTGTCAGCCGATGGCAGTAAGTCGAGCATCCACACAAACGAGACTTGGACGGTCCGCGGGCAGCTTGAAACTTCTGCTTCTGAACAAGCAGTCTCACACGGACGACTTGTCGACTCAGGTCGTCTGCTCCCCAAGCTCCAGTATCAAGGGGTGGCAGGCCAAGGAGAACTAAGCCACCAAGCAATCAACCACGCCGCCAAGAGTTTCCTCCTCGCTTGCGGTTTCGCCGCCTTAACTAGCCTAGCCCTTGGCTGTTTTGGAATCGTAAACCGCAATACCGTACTTGGCACAGGCCGAATTCTGCGTTGGCTCACCGGTGCTATGCTCGTCCCAGCGCTGGTTGTCTTTGCTGCTCTCCTCGTCGAAAGTAGCTTCGCCGAAAGACAAGAGCTGCTCTGGTTCCACTTCCCCGTTACTTGGCGCATTGTCTTCTCTGTTGCCGTCGGGCTTGGTTGGCTGACGCTTTGGCTAACAGCGGCGAGCCGTGCCGGTTCGCGAACCAGTGAAGGTTTGACTAGCAGGGTGACTCGTTTCATTCGAGAAACACCAGGCTCTCTCACATGGCGGCTTGCTGTGTTCTGGTTGCTAGTCGGCTGTGGTTTGTTGCGTGGGTACCAGCTCGATTTTCAGCCCTTGGACGATGACGAGTACGCCTCGACCCAGGCGATTCTTGCCATCGCAGAGACGGGCGTTCCAGGGTTTGTGCCCGAGGGTGTTTACTATACCCGGAGCCCGCTCTACCACTACGTCGGTGCCGGAATCGTCAAACTCTTTGGAGATTCAATCTGGAGCTTGCGCCTGCCGAGCGTCGTGTTTAGCATTGCCACGGCATGGATCGCCTATCTGTTCGGTAGTCGTCTCATGAACCGCCCTTGGGTCGGCTTGGGTGCGCTTGTGCTGATTTCTCTGCACCCGTTTGAAGTCTTCACCGGGCACGTTGCTCGCTTCTATCAGATGCAGCAGTTTTTTGCGCTGCTTACCGTCTATTGGTTCTGCAAAGGGTTCGTCTTTGAGCAGAGGCAGGTCTTTCGGTGCCTAACGATCGCTGCGTTTTTAGCGAGTGTGCTCAGCCAAGAGATTAGTGCCGCGATGGGTGCTCAATTGGCGGTCGGCTACGTTTTGTTCGCCAGGGAACTCGGCTGGAAAGCAAATCTCCAGCTGATCGTATTTGCCGGGTTTGCGCTAGCGGCCATCGCGCTGGATTATCTGGTATTCCAGACACGTTGCCTGACCCGGGTAGAAGGTGTTTCACCCAGCCTGGAAGCCACTGTCAAACCGCACTTCTGGCAGCCCTGGAACTTCTTCGCACTGCTCGTGGGTTACTCGCGATTACACCTGCCGTTGAGCTGTCTGTTGGTCCTCGGGCTGACCTTCGTTTGGAAGGAAAGGCATCGACCGACTCTTGCGCTCAACTTTATGCTCATCGCCGGTGTGGTGTTGATGAATCTGCTAGTGACCCACGTCAGTTTGCGATATCAGTATTGGCTAATTCCACTTTGGATTTTGCTGAGCCTGGATGCCATGCGTGCCCTGGTCCATCGCTTGAGCCGACTCGCCTTTTGTCGCGAGCTCGATCACGGCAGTAACAACTGGCTACCGCTCTGCTTAGGGGGCGTGCTGTTTGCCGCTGTCGTGATTAGTTGGTCTCCCTGGAGAATGGTCGATTCGTACGACACGAAGATTCTCGGAGATTCGACCGGAGCAATGCGTTTCGTCAACAGCCAGCGTCGTCCCGGCGACAAGCTCATGGCTACCGAACCACACACCCACGCGGGGCACCTCGAAGGAGGCGGGGTCGATTACGACCTGAGCATCCCCTTGCTCTACGATTTTGTGGTGATGCGCGACGGCAAACTCGTAGACCGCAATGCAGGGGCGGAAGCCGTGGGAAGCCTTCACAAGCTACAGAAAGTTTTCCGCGAGAACGAACGCGTTTGGGTCGTCGTCAATCGCGAGAAGTTCCGCACTCGTGGGAAGAATATTCGCTGGCAATATCCGGGTGCCCGTGCTGAACTTTTCTTACGTCAGCAATGCGAAATCAAGCACGAAACTTATCTCTGGACAGTTTTTCTCTGGGACGCAAACGCTGGAGTCTCGAACAACTTCCGACGTGATGGGGTCATGTAG
- a CDS encoding DNA polymerase ligase N-terminal domain-containing protein, producing the protein MPRFVLLRHECPETLGKKSHWDFMLEHEEVLLTWNLFELPKSWEDDSAARPQAASRGSAAVKIHDHRLAYLDYEGPISEGRGEVTRVDRGEYRIVERTDAHWRVELLGDRFKGVIELRHKDGSDWELLTK; encoded by the coding sequence ATGCCCCGCTTCGTTCTTTTGCGACACGAATGCCCTGAAACTCTCGGCAAGAAAAGCCACTGGGACTTCATGCTTGAGCATGAAGAGGTACTACTAACCTGGAACTTGTTTGAGTTGCCCAAGTCGTGGGAAGATGACTCAGCGGCTAGGCCACAAGCGGCCAGTCGTGGCTCAGCCGCAGTGAAGATCCACGACCATCGGCTCGCGTACCTCGATTACGAGGGGCCTATCAGCGAAGGGCGTGGCGAAGTCACGCGAGTTGATCGTGGAGAGTATCGAATCGTTGAACGAACTGACGCACACTGGAGGGTCGAGCTTCTTGGAGATCGTTTCAAAGGCGTGATCGAGCTTCGTCATAAGGATGGGAGCGATTGGGAACTCTTGACCAAATAG
- a CDS encoding DUF1598 domain-containing protein, whose protein sequence is MSIRDRVGSGFGKATLAVAVCLALSLSASSKALAQFGMGAGTGSTQGASEFAGVAVDADGVLRRVAATDRTGQLLKRRAAEAWANLERDLQQPSKLRKVSLTRLAGLVDQAIADGHGPDEVMQNLAGLTRIKYVFFYPETQDIVIAGPAEPWVETETGRVIGMKTGQPIMELQDLAVALRTFAPEGKKNQLVYCSIDPTQEGLQRMQQFLSRVGSPRSIGDQQFTNFVVEGLRESLGLQTISIGGVAANTHFAQVLVEADYRMKLIGIGLERPPVRIASYVALANPATVARNAMQRWFFVPNYERVKVSEDGHAAEFVGSGVKLVGEDEVVDGTGTRSGSGGQSRASRKFTRSFTDNFEELASKAPVYGQLRNCVDLLVTAAFIQQNGLYEAAGWDLGALGNEELYPVQNLNTPKQVATAVNSMWKNRRLMTPVGGGVEIRADQALSSQNLIADEQGDVAKVRDSIDLSDLPADQWWWD, encoded by the coding sequence ATGTCTATTCGTGATCGAGTCGGTTCAGGCTTCGGGAAAGCAACCCTCGCGGTTGCCGTTTGCTTGGCACTCTCGCTTAGCGCGTCCTCAAAGGCGTTGGCACAATTTGGGATGGGTGCAGGCACGGGAAGCACCCAAGGTGCCAGTGAGTTCGCCGGTGTGGCCGTTGATGCGGACGGCGTTCTGCGCCGGGTCGCCGCAACCGATCGCACGGGCCAACTGCTGAAGCGACGCGCTGCCGAAGCTTGGGCAAATCTTGAGCGTGATCTTCAACAGCCAAGCAAGCTTCGGAAAGTTTCTCTGACGCGACTGGCTGGGCTCGTCGATCAGGCAATTGCCGATGGTCATGGCCCCGATGAGGTGATGCAAAACCTCGCCGGTCTGACTCGCATCAAGTACGTGTTCTTCTATCCCGAGACGCAAGACATTGTCATTGCAGGGCCTGCAGAGCCTTGGGTCGAGACCGAGACCGGTCGCGTGATCGGCATGAAGACTGGCCAGCCCATTATGGAGCTGCAAGACCTTGCCGTCGCCCTGCGTACCTTTGCTCCAGAAGGTAAAAAGAACCAGCTCGTTTACTGTTCGATCGATCCAACCCAAGAGGGTCTGCAGCGGATGCAGCAGTTCCTCAGTCGAGTCGGCAGCCCCCGCAGCATCGGCGACCAACAGTTCACCAACTTTGTCGTTGAAGGACTTCGTGAAAGCCTCGGCTTGCAGACCATTTCGATTGGCGGCGTGGCTGCGAATACGCACTTTGCTCAGGTATTGGTCGAAGCTGACTACCGAATGAAACTCATCGGCATCGGCCTGGAGCGTCCCCCGGTGCGGATTGCCAGCTATGTCGCCCTGGCGAACCCCGCCACTGTGGCACGCAACGCGATGCAGCGATGGTTCTTTGTGCCGAACTACGAACGCGTCAAAGTGAGCGAAGATGGTCACGCGGCTGAGTTTGTTGGTTCGGGGGTTAAACTCGTTGGCGAAGACGAAGTCGTTGATGGGACGGGAACGCGTTCGGGCTCGGGCGGCCAAAGCCGAGCCAGCCGCAAGTTCACTCGCAGCTTCACGGACAACTTTGAAGAACTTGCCAGCAAGGCTCCGGTCTACGGTCAACTTCGCAACTGTGTTGATTTGCTTGTCACCGCAGCGTTTATCCAACAAAACGGCTTGTACGAAGCGGCCGGTTGGGACCTTGGTGCCTTAGGAAACGAGGAGCTCTACCCCGTGCAGAACCTTAACACGCCAAAGCAAGTCGCCACTGCGGTAAACAGCATGTGGAAGAATCGCCGGTTGATGACTCCTGTTGGTGGTGGTGTTGAAATTCGAGCCGACCAAGCTCTCAGCTCTCAAAACTTGATTGCTGACGAGCAAGGCGACGTCGCCAAAGTACGCGATTCAATCGATCTGAGCGACCTGCCTGCCGACCAATGGTGGTGGGACTGA
- a CDS encoding DUF4147 domain-containing protein — translation MKNPSKPRSEKQLRDDALAIWQAGVDAVRPANLIPEWVSVQNETLLIGDLELALPQIRRIAVVGVGKAGAGMAVALEQALGPKLMAEKRLEGWVNVPADCIEPTQRIHLHPARPAGVNEPTTEAVSGTQEILNLVSSLDENDACLCLVSGGGSAMLPMPIEGISLEDKVALTREMSASGATIQQMNLVRRSLSQVKGGGLARACRAGRMISLILSDVLGDDLNSIASGPTVACGDESAEAVKMLETLGLTGSEHGQRAVAAIKSINGSKIMEPTAEVTNLVIGNNATAVDAAGVVAERLGYSHAMTSAREPEGAAEEIGRHLANMASTMRQNFDKTESGPDCLISGGEPVVKLAPKEKRGRGGRNQQLCLAALDHLNDWKGIALLSGGTDGEDGPTDAAGAIVTETIARQAKEKGLEPTDYLQRNDAYSFFEELNSLVKTGPTNTNVCDLRVITTSQGV, via the coding sequence ATGAAAAACCCCTCAAAACCACGTTCTGAAAAGCAGCTTCGCGACGATGCCCTGGCGATCTGGCAGGCGGGGGTCGATGCCGTTCGTCCGGCGAATCTCATCCCCGAATGGGTTTCGGTGCAGAACGAAACGTTGCTCATTGGTGATCTCGAACTTGCTCTTCCTCAGATTCGACGGATCGCCGTGGTGGGTGTTGGGAAAGCAGGGGCCGGAATGGCGGTTGCTTTGGAACAAGCGCTAGGCCCGAAGCTGATGGCGGAGAAGCGGCTCGAAGGCTGGGTCAACGTGCCGGCAGATTGCATTGAGCCGACGCAGCGCATTCACCTTCACCCGGCTCGACCAGCCGGAGTCAACGAACCGACCACCGAAGCGGTGTCCGGCACTCAAGAGATCCTCAATCTCGTTAGTTCGCTTGATGAGAACGACGCCTGCCTCTGTCTAGTCTCGGGCGGGGGATCGGCGATGCTGCCCATGCCGATTGAGGGAATCTCGCTCGAAGACAAAGTCGCGCTCACGCGGGAAATGTCGGCGAGCGGTGCGACCATCCAGCAGATGAATCTCGTCCGACGCTCACTCAGTCAGGTCAAAGGCGGAGGCTTAGCGAGAGCTTGTCGTGCGGGCCGGATGATTTCGCTCATCCTTTCCGACGTGCTCGGCGACGACTTAAATTCGATCGCCTCGGGGCCAACGGTTGCCTGCGGCGATGAGTCCGCAGAGGCAGTCAAGATGCTCGAAACACTAGGACTCACCGGAAGTGAACACGGTCAGCGTGCCGTGGCTGCCATCAAAAGCATCAACGGTTCGAAAATCATGGAGCCAACTGCCGAGGTCACCAACCTCGTGATCGGCAATAACGCCACGGCAGTTGATGCTGCTGGTGTCGTCGCCGAAAGACTCGGATACAGTCACGCGATGACTTCTGCTCGCGAACCCGAGGGCGCAGCAGAAGAGATCGGTCGGCATTTGGCAAACATGGCCAGCACGATGCGTCAGAACTTCGACAAGACCGAGTCAGGACCAGATTGTCTCATCTCAGGAGGCGAACCCGTCGTGAAACTCGCCCCGAAAGAAAAGCGAGGGCGCGGTGGACGGAATCAGCAGTTGTGCCTAGCGGCACTCGATCACCTCAATGACTGGAAGGGCATCGCATTGCTCTCAGGGGGAACCGACGGGGAGGACGGGCCTACCGATGCCGCTGGGGCAATCGTAACCGAGACAATCGCCCGACAAGCGAAAGAGAAGGGCTTGGAGCCAACTGATTACCTGCAAAGAAACGATGCCTACTCGTTCTTCGAGGAACTCAATAGCTTAGTGAAGACCGGACCTACGAACACAAACGTGTGCGACCTGCGAGTGATTACAACGAGCCAGGGCGTTTAG
- a CDS encoding DUF1559 domain-containing protein, with protein sequence MKSPSFSSAKRGQSTGFTLVELLVVIAIIGVLIGLLLPAVQAAREAARRMSCSNNVRQLALAMHNYESARSEFPPSLHLGVNQYRWSALSRVLPYVEQENLAGAFEFDQDYHNVFLNGALLKSQRVETLICPSEERDEPRLDGNGEPRDYITNYGVNWGVWKVFDPATGETDGPFPPNEGLPGRQIADGMSNTLMIAEVKGWTPYLRDVGGDQPVVTDPSQISGLGGNFKQNSGHTEWIDGRVHQSGFTTTFAPNTVVPHVADGVTYDVDFNSNRVDGWTPGMSAADYRALQNEDPTYAAVTSRSYHSGDLVNVAMMDGSVKSVTNSIDLLVWRAASTRDGGEVATLEQ encoded by the coding sequence ATGAAAAGCCCCTCATTTTCCAGTGCCAAGCGTGGCCAATCTACAGGTTTTACCTTAGTAGAATTATTGGTGGTAATCGCCATTATCGGTGTTTTGATCGGGTTGTTGCTACCGGCGGTCCAGGCGGCTCGTGAGGCGGCTCGACGAATGAGCTGCTCGAACAATGTTCGCCAATTGGCTCTCGCGATGCATAACTATGAGAGTGCCCGTAGCGAATTCCCTCCGAGCTTGCACTTAGGCGTGAATCAGTATCGCTGGAGTGCCTTGTCACGCGTGCTTCCTTATGTTGAGCAAGAAAACCTCGCCGGAGCTTTTGAGTTTGACCAAGATTATCACAACGTTTTTTTGAATGGTGCTCTCCTAAAATCGCAACGCGTCGAAACTCTGATCTGTCCTTCGGAAGAACGCGACGAGCCGCGGCTCGATGGTAATGGCGAGCCACGTGACTACATCACGAACTACGGTGTGAACTGGGGTGTCTGGAAGGTGTTTGATCCTGCCACTGGCGAGACGGACGGTCCTTTTCCACCGAACGAAGGTTTGCCCGGTCGCCAAATTGCCGATGGCATGAGCAACACGCTCATGATTGCCGAGGTGAAAGGTTGGACTCCTTACTTACGCGATGTTGGTGGCGACCAGCCTGTCGTCACGGATCCCAGCCAAATCAGCGGGTTGGGTGGAAACTTCAAACAAAACAGCGGCCATACTGAGTGGATTGACGGACGCGTACATCAAAGTGGCTTCACGACGACGTTCGCTCCCAATACGGTTGTGCCTCATGTGGCTGACGGGGTGACTTACGATGTCGACTTCAATAGCAATCGCGTTGATGGTTGGACCCCCGGCATGTCGGCTGCTGACTATCGGGCTCTGCAAAATGAGGACCCAACTTATGCCGCGGTCACTTCACGCAGTTACCACTCAGGCGACCTCGTGAACGTGGCGATGATGGATGGCTCCGTGAAGAGCGTGACCAACAGTATTGACCTCCTGGTTTGGCGTGCGGCTTCGACTCGCGATGGTGGGGAAGTGGCAACGCTGGAGCAATAA
- the tyrS gene encoding tyrosine--tRNA ligase: MTFFEELQWRGLVHQTTADEKISAWLDEKPRTVYAGFDPTADSLHVGSLLGLIVLRRFQQAGHKPIAVVGGATGMIGDPSGKSAERNLLSKEALAKNVEGIGQQMRQFLDFEAKENAAVLANNFDWTGSWSYLEFLRDIGKNFPVNVMLAKDSVKSRLGRGEEDANDDATGMSYTEFSYMLLQAYDFVHLHDEHGCEIQAGGSDQWGNITAGIDLARRMGRPQLLGLTWPLLTKSDGTKMGKTESGAVWLDPARTSPYQFFQYWVNVDDADASKCLRMLTDLSREQIEDIETVQTAHPEKRTAQKRLAEELTRLVHGEQGLEVAERATSIFFGAEIADLNDEQLGQIFSEVPSKELPSDKLTGEGLPIIEALREAGLSKSNGEARRTVEQGGAYVNNRRVAGIEQTVTTADLASETTVVLRSGKKKYALLRFK, translated from the coding sequence ATGACTTTTTTTGAAGAACTCCAGTGGCGCGGTCTCGTACACCAAACGACCGCTGACGAGAAGATTTCCGCATGGCTCGATGAAAAGCCACGCACCGTCTATGCCGGCTTCGACCCCACGGCCGATAGTCTGCACGTTGGCAGCTTGCTCGGCCTGATCGTGCTGCGACGCTTCCAACAGGCCGGACATAAGCCGATTGCTGTTGTCGGAGGTGCCACCGGAATGATTGGCGACCCCAGCGGCAAGAGCGCTGAACGAAATCTCCTCAGCAAGGAAGCCCTCGCCAAGAACGTCGAGGGCATCGGCCAACAAATGCGGCAGTTCCTCGATTTCGAGGCGAAAGAAAATGCCGCGGTCCTTGCCAACAACTTCGATTGGACCGGTTCTTGGAGCTACCTCGAGTTCCTGCGCGACATTGGCAAGAACTTTCCGGTGAATGTGATGCTCGCGAAAGACTCCGTAAAGAGTCGACTTGGCCGCGGCGAAGAGGATGCCAACGACGATGCAACCGGCATGAGCTACACGGAGTTCAGCTACATGCTGCTGCAGGCATACGACTTCGTCCACTTACATGACGAGCACGGCTGCGAAATCCAAGCCGGCGGCAGCGATCAATGGGGCAACATAACCGCCGGCATCGACCTCGCTCGTCGGATGGGACGGCCGCAACTCCTTGGTCTCACTTGGCCGCTGCTTACGAAAAGCGACGGCACGAAGATGGGCAAAACCGAGAGCGGTGCTGTTTGGCTCGACCCGGCGCGGACTTCGCCCTACCAGTTTTTCCAATACTGGGTCAACGTCGACGACGCTGATGCCTCGAAGTGTCTGCGGATGCTCACGGACCTGTCACGCGAGCAAATCGAAGATATCGAAACCGTCCAAACCGCTCACCCAGAAAAGCGAACCGCTCAAAAACGATTGGCGGAAGAGCTGACTCGTTTGGTCCACGGAGAACAAGGATTAGAAGTCGCTGAACGGGCTACCTCGATTTTCTTTGGCGCGGAGATCGCCGATTTGAACGACGAGCAGCTCGGTCAGATCTTCTCGGAAGTCCCCAGCAAGGAATTGCCGAGTGATAAGCTTACCGGCGAAGGATTGCCGATCATCGAAGCGCTTCGCGAAGCGGGACTCTCCAAAAGCAACGGCGAGGCCCGACGCACGGTCGAACAGGGAGGAGCCTACGTCAACAACCGTCGCGTGGCAGGGATCGAACAAACCGTCACGACCGCAGACCTAGCCAGCGAAACCACCGTGGTGCTCCGCAGCGGAAAAAAGAAGTATGCCTTGCTGCGGTTTAAGTAG
- the ispD gene encoding 2-C-methyl-D-erythritol 4-phosphate cytidylyltransferase — protein sequence MPNFAVILPAAGASRRFGDKNYKKPFAMLAGRAVWLHSAEKFLARDDVKQVIVAVAEEDLETFQQKFGANIVILGVEVCTGGKERSDSIANAIEKLKPEIDHIAVHDAARPCVTEKQIEAVFDTATKTNAALLATRVTGTLKRAGQGEVVSETVDRTGLWEAQTPQVFRRDLLESAYAGRSDEPATDDAQLVERLGEAVTLVESAPTNLKITTKADLRLAEQILKAAPKPKTGGVNPFADDDLWR from the coding sequence ATGCCCAATTTTGCCGTCATCCTCCCCGCCGCCGGAGCCAGCCGCCGCTTTGGGGACAAGAACTACAAAAAGCCGTTCGCCATGCTTGCGGGACGAGCTGTCTGGTTGCACTCGGCGGAAAAGTTCCTCGCGCGGGACGACGTCAAGCAAGTGATCGTCGCTGTGGCCGAAGAAGATTTGGAGACCTTCCAGCAAAAGTTCGGAGCCAATATCGTCATCCTCGGAGTCGAGGTTTGCACGGGCGGAAAGGAGCGGAGCGATTCGATCGCCAATGCAATCGAGAAGTTAAAGCCGGAAATCGACCACATCGCTGTTCACGACGCGGCCCGGCCCTGCGTTACCGAGAAACAGATCGAGGCCGTGTTCGATACTGCTACAAAGACTAACGCCGCATTGCTGGCAACGCGTGTGACCGGCACGCTGAAGCGGGCCGGTCAGGGGGAAGTGGTTTCGGAAACCGTGGACCGGACGGGACTCTGGGAAGCTCAAACCCCACAAGTGTTCCGACGCGATCTGCTGGAGAGTGCTTACGCCGGTCGAAGCGACGAGCCGGCCACCGACGACGCTCAGTTGGTCGAACGCCTCGGCGAAGCGGTGACACTCGTCGAATCTGCACCGACAAACCTAAAAATAACCACGAAAGCCGACCTCCGCCTTGCCGAGCAGATCCTCAAAGCAGCTCCCAAACCAAAGACCGGAGGCGTGAACCCCTTCGCCGATGATGACCTCTGGAGATGA